The following proteins come from a genomic window of Micromonospora zamorensis:
- the murA gene encoding UDP-N-acetylglucosamine 1-carboxyvinyltransferase has protein sequence MTHSLRIPDLTIPARPDSSASWPVVVGPGDAGDTAVNDVDVIRVHGDARLAGTVHVVGAKNSALKLMAAALLAPGRSVITNVPRITDIAIMGEVLRRLGCDVRFDADDPVDPMVARGGVARSRSVTIDVPEQPGAEADYDLVRRLRASICVLGPLLARRGYVRVAHPGGDAIGSRGLDMHISGLTRMGAEISGEHGFVIASAPHGLRGADIVLDFPSVGATENLVMAAVLAQGTTMIDNAAREPEIVDICTMLNEMGARIVGAGTSTLRITGVPGLRPVRHATVGDRIVAGTWAFGAAMTRGDVTVTGLDPAYLEVALDKVVAAGGLVETRGDGFRVRMDERPRAVDVVTLPYPGFATDLLPMAIGLAAVSDGASLITENIFDGRFMFANEMMRLGADIKTDGHHAVVRGRGRLSGAPVRATDIRAGAGLIIAGLCAQGVTEVSHVHHVDRGYPDFVADLRALGVAIERGTAPEEPSLEI, from the coding sequence ATGACGCACAGCCTACGGATTCCCGACCTGACGATCCCGGCGCGGCCGGACAGCTCCGCCAGTTGGCCTGTGGTGGTAGGCCCCGGCGACGCGGGCGACACGGCGGTCAACGACGTCGACGTCATCCGGGTCCACGGTGACGCCCGCCTGGCCGGCACCGTGCACGTGGTCGGTGCCAAGAACTCGGCGCTGAAGCTGATGGCCGCCGCGCTGCTCGCGCCGGGCCGCAGCGTGATCACGAACGTCCCGCGGATCACCGACATCGCGATCATGGGGGAGGTGCTGCGCCGGCTGGGTTGTGACGTCCGGTTCGACGCGGACGACCCGGTCGACCCGATGGTCGCCCGCGGTGGGGTGGCCCGGTCCCGCTCGGTGACCATCGACGTGCCCGAGCAGCCTGGTGCCGAGGCTGACTACGACCTGGTCCGGCGGTTGCGCGCGTCGATCTGTGTGCTCGGCCCGCTGCTGGCCCGCCGGGGGTACGTGCGGGTGGCCCATCCCGGCGGCGACGCCATCGGGTCGCGAGGGCTGGACATGCACATCTCCGGGCTGACCCGGATGGGCGCGGAGATCTCCGGTGAGCACGGGTTCGTCATCGCCTCCGCCCCGCACGGGCTGCGCGGCGCGGACATTGTGTTGGACTTCCCCAGCGTCGGCGCGACCGAGAACCTGGTGATGGCGGCGGTGCTCGCCCAGGGCACCACGATGATCGACAACGCGGCCCGCGAGCCGGAGATCGTCGACATCTGCACGATGCTCAACGAGATGGGCGCGCGGATCGTCGGCGCGGGCACGTCCACGTTGCGGATCACCGGGGTCCCCGGTCTGCGCCCGGTGCGCCACGCCACGGTGGGGGACCGGATCGTCGCCGGCACCTGGGCGTTCGGCGCGGCGATGACCCGGGGAGACGTGACGGTGACGGGGCTGGACCCCGCGTACCTGGAGGTCGCGCTGGACAAGGTGGTGGCGGCCGGTGGCCTGGTGGAGACCAGGGGGGACGGCTTCCGCGTACGGATGGACGAGCGGCCCCGGGCGGTGGACGTGGTGACGCTGCCGTACCCGGGCTTCGCCACCGACCTGCTGCCGATGGCGATCGGGCTGGCCGCGGTCAGCGACGGCGCCTCTCTGATCACCGAGAACATCTTCGACGGCCGGTTCATGTTCGCCAACGAGATGATGCGGCTCGGTGCGGACATCAAGACCGATGGGCACCACGCGGTCGTCCGTGGGCGGGGTCGGCTGTCCGGTGCGCCGGTGCGGGCCACCGACATCCGCGCCGGAGCGGGGCTGATCATCGCCGGGCTCTGCGCTCAGGGTGTCACCGAGGTCTCCCACGTGCACCACGTCGACCGGGGGTACCCGGACTTCGTGGCCGACCTGCGCGCACTCGGGGTGGCGATCGAGCGGGGCACCGCACCGGAGGAACCGTCGCTGGAGATCTGA
- a CDS encoding cob(I)yrinic acid a,c-diamide adenosyltransferase codes for MAVHLTRIYTKAGDAGMTRLSNNEQVPKTDPRIAAYADVDECNAAIGVAIAMGELDEVLRGVLGSVQNDLFDVGADLSTPVEPEPKYPPLRVTEEYVERLEGWCDEYNARLSKLDSFILPGGTAGAALLHVARTIARRAERAAWALVAHDPDRTSTLPAKYLNRLSDLLFILSRTANPAGDVLWVPGGKR; via the coding sequence ATGGCCGTCCACCTCACGCGCATCTACACCAAGGCCGGCGATGCCGGCATGACCAGGCTGAGCAACAACGAGCAGGTGCCGAAGACCGATCCACGCATCGCCGCGTACGCGGATGTCGACGAGTGCAACGCGGCGATCGGCGTCGCGATCGCCATGGGCGAGCTCGACGAGGTGCTGCGGGGAGTGCTGGGGTCGGTGCAGAACGACCTGTTCGACGTCGGCGCCGACCTGTCCACCCCGGTCGAGCCGGAGCCGAAGTACCCGCCGCTGCGGGTGACCGAGGAGTACGTCGAGCGCCTGGAAGGCTGGTGCGACGAGTACAACGCACGCCTGAGCAAGCTCGACTCCTTCATCCTCCCCGGCGGCACCGCAGGCGCGGCGCTGCTGCATGTGGCGCGAACCATCGCCCGGCGTGCCGAACGGGCGGCGTGGGCGCTGGTGGCCCACGATCCGGACCGAACCAGCACGCTCCCGGCAAAGTATCTCAACCGGCTCTCCGATCTGCTCTTTATCCTGTCAAGAACGGCAAATCCGGCGGGAGACGTGCTATGGGTGCCAGGCGGCAAGCGCTGA
- a CDS encoding DUF2550 domain-containing protein: MEIVEGFGIGVVVILGALFILFVRRALVTRSGGIIRLSVRVSTMLDGRGWSPGFGRFADDELRWYRMFSFAIRPKRVLSRKGLAVERRRLPEGQERLSMPADWVILRCTSHHAPVEIAMARSTVTGFLSWLEAAPPGAVSPRLASQDWPAA; this comes from the coding sequence ATGGAGATCGTCGAAGGATTCGGGATCGGCGTAGTCGTCATCCTCGGCGCGCTTTTCATTCTCTTCGTCCGGCGAGCTCTGGTCACCCGCAGCGGTGGCATCATCCGGCTCAGCGTCCGAGTCTCCACCATGCTCGACGGCCGCGGCTGGTCGCCCGGCTTCGGTCGGTTCGCCGATGACGAGCTTCGTTGGTACCGGATGTTCAGCTTCGCGATCCGCCCCAAGCGGGTGCTGTCGCGCAAAGGGTTGGCGGTGGAGCGCCGCCGATTGCCCGAAGGTCAGGAACGGCTCTCCATGCCGGCCGACTGGGTGATCCTCCGCTGTACCAGTCACCACGCACCGGTGGAGATCGCCATGGCGCGATCGACAGTGACCGGTTTCCTGTCCTGGCTCGAGGCCGCCCCTCCGGGGGCGGTCTCGCCGCGTCTGGCCTCCCAGGACTGGCCGGCTGCCTGA
- a CDS encoding F0F1 ATP synthase subunit epsilon — MAQQLHVELVAVEEKVWSGDAEMVVARTTEGELGVLPGHAPLLGQLAEPGQVRIKLAGGEQVTYEVAGGFLSVSANGVTVLAESATPVSAPSR; from the coding sequence GTGGCACAGCAGCTTCACGTCGAGCTCGTCGCCGTCGAGGAGAAGGTCTGGTCGGGTGACGCCGAGATGGTCGTCGCTCGCACGACCGAGGGCGAGCTGGGTGTTCTGCCGGGGCACGCGCCGCTGCTCGGCCAGCTCGCCGAGCCCGGCCAGGTGCGCATCAAGCTCGCCGGTGGTGAGCAGGTCACCTACGAGGTGGCTGGCGGCTTCCTCTCGGTGAGCGCCAACGGTGTCACCGTGCTGGCCGAGAGCGCAACCCCGGTTTCCGCACCGAGCCGCTGA
- a CDS encoding LCP family protein: MGKAGKSGRKSSVWRGVPRWARICTVFGTVLTVLSGAVLVGTEVLMARYEGAVGKADLFGDQAAGAQAKKSEIKGPLNILLVGIDPRTATAAPLADSIMVLHVPATMDRAYLFSLPRDLYVHIPAFKKANFAGESTKINAAMSFGSQVQGANPDAARGFELLATTVQNVTGIKRFDAGAIINFTGFQKIVDAMGGVNMYVEREVKSEHKQPDGKARPGNTRGEGYVGPQAVYKKGNQHLSGWQALDYVRQRYPKNGVPDSDYGRQRHQQQFVKAMVGQAFSADVVSNPIKLDKVLRAAGQSLIFNGRGNSVVDFGLALKDIRPNTIQMIKLPGGGMYDGKRYLGEQFQPGVPDFFAALKNEQLDPFLLEHPDFVNKTK, translated from the coding sequence GTGGGTAAGGCCGGCAAGAGTGGCCGCAAGTCGTCGGTCTGGCGGGGTGTGCCGCGCTGGGCCAGGATCTGCACGGTGTTCGGCACCGTGTTGACAGTGCTCAGCGGTGCCGTGCTGGTCGGCACCGAGGTGCTCATGGCCCGCTACGAGGGGGCGGTGGGCAAGGCGGACCTGTTCGGCGACCAGGCGGCCGGTGCCCAGGCGAAGAAGAGTGAGATCAAGGGCCCGCTCAACATCCTGCTGGTCGGCATCGACCCGCGTACGGCGACGGCGGCGCCGCTGGCCGACTCGATCATGGTGCTGCACGTGCCGGCGACGATGGACCGGGCCTACCTCTTCTCACTGCCGCGCGACCTCTACGTGCACATCCCGGCGTTCAAGAAGGCCAACTTCGCGGGCGAGTCCACGAAGATCAACGCCGCCATGTCGTTCGGCAGCCAGGTGCAGGGGGCGAACCCCGACGCCGCCCGGGGCTTCGAGCTGCTGGCCACGACCGTGCAGAACGTGACGGGCATCAAGCGGTTCGACGCCGGCGCGATTATCAACTTCACCGGCTTCCAGAAGATCGTCGATGCCATGGGTGGCGTCAACATGTACGTCGAGCGGGAAGTGAAGTCCGAGCACAAGCAGCCGGACGGCAAGGCCCGGCCGGGCAACACTCGCGGCGAGGGCTACGTCGGGCCGCAGGCGGTCTACAAGAAGGGCAACCAGCACCTGAGTGGGTGGCAGGCGCTGGACTACGTTCGGCAGCGTTACCCGAAGAACGGCGTTCCGGACTCCGACTACGGCCGGCAGCGCCACCAGCAGCAGTTCGTCAAGGCCATGGTCGGCCAGGCGTTCAGCGCCGACGTGGTGTCCAACCCGATCAAGCTGGACAAGGTGCTCCGCGCCGCCGGGCAGTCGCTGATCTTCAACGGGCGGGGCAACAGCGTTGTCGACTTCGGGCTCGCCCTGAAGGACATCCGCCCCAATACGATCCAGATGATCAAACTGCCCGGTGGTGGCATGTACGACGGCAAGAGATACCTGGGTGAGCAGTTCCAGCCGGGGGTTCCGGACTTCTTCGCCGCGCTGAAGAACGAGCAACTCGACCCGTTCCTGCTGGAGCACCCCGATTTCGTCAACAAGACCAAGTAG
- the atpD gene encoding F0F1 ATP synthase subunit beta, producing MTAPVETKTATGRVVRVIGPVVDAEFPRDAMPALFNALNVDVKLSGGEKTLTLEVAQHLGDNLIRAISMQPTDGLVRGAEVRDRGEPITVPVGDAVKGKVFNAIGEVLNLKEGETFEADDRWGIHRKAPAFADLEPKTEMLETGIKVIDLLAPYVKGGKIGLFGGAGVGKTVLIQEMITRVARNFGGTSVFAGVGERTREGNDLIAEMTESGVIDKTALVYGQMDEPPGTRLRVALSALTMAEYFRDVKKQEVLLFIDNIFRFTQAGSEVSTLLGRMPSAVGYQPTLADEMGELQERITSVRGQAITSMQAIYVPADDYTDPAPATTFAHLDATTNLERSISDKGIYPAVDPLASSSRILAPEFVGAEHFQVATEVKRILQRYRDLQDIIAILGIEELSEEDKITVARARRIERFLSQNTYAAEQFTGVAGSTVPIKETIEAFRKISEGEYDHFPEQAFFMCGGLEDLEAKAAELMKD from the coding sequence ATGACTGCACCAGTAGAGACCAAGACGGCCACGGGTCGCGTGGTCCGGGTCATCGGCCCGGTCGTCGACGCCGAGTTCCCGCGCGACGCCATGCCGGCCCTGTTCAACGCGCTCAACGTTGACGTGAAGCTGTCCGGCGGTGAGAAGACGCTGACCCTGGAGGTCGCCCAGCACCTGGGTGACAACCTGATCCGTGCCATCTCGATGCAGCCGACGGACGGCCTGGTTCGCGGCGCTGAGGTGCGTGACCGCGGCGAGCCGATCACCGTGCCGGTGGGCGACGCGGTCAAGGGCAAGGTGTTCAACGCGATCGGCGAGGTGCTCAACCTCAAAGAGGGCGAGACGTTCGAGGCCGACGACCGGTGGGGCATCCACCGCAAGGCCCCGGCCTTCGCGGACCTGGAGCCGAAGACCGAGATGCTGGAGACCGGCATCAAGGTGATCGACCTGCTCGCCCCGTACGTCAAGGGCGGCAAGATCGGTCTGTTCGGCGGCGCGGGCGTGGGCAAGACGGTGCTCATCCAGGAGATGATCACCCGTGTTGCCCGCAACTTCGGTGGTACCTCGGTGTTCGCCGGCGTGGGTGAGCGCACCCGTGAGGGCAACGACCTCATCGCCGAGATGACCGAGTCCGGCGTCATCGACAAGACCGCGCTGGTCTACGGCCAGATGGACGAGCCGCCGGGCACCCGGCTGCGGGTGGCCCTCTCCGCGCTGACCATGGCGGAGTACTTCCGGGACGTGAAGAAGCAGGAGGTGCTGCTCTTCATCGACAACATCTTCCGCTTCACCCAGGCCGGTTCGGAGGTGTCCACCCTGCTCGGCCGTATGCCGAGCGCCGTGGGTTACCAGCCGACCCTGGCCGACGAGATGGGCGAGCTCCAGGAGCGGATCACCTCCGTCCGGGGCCAGGCCATCACGTCGATGCAGGCGATCTACGTGCCGGCGGACGACTACACCGACCCCGCTCCGGCCACCACGTTCGCCCACCTGGACGCGACCACCAACCTGGAGCGGTCGATCTCCGACAAGGGCATCTACCCGGCCGTGGACCCGCTGGCGTCCTCGTCCCGGATCCTCGCCCCGGAGTTCGTCGGCGCCGAGCACTTCCAGGTCGCCACCGAGGTGAAGCGGATCCTGCAGCGCTACCGCGACCTGCAGGACATCATCGCCATCCTCGGTATCGAGGAGCTCTCCGAGGAAGACAAGATCACCGTGGCTCGGGCCCGGCGGATCGAGCGCTTCCTCTCGCAGAACACGTACGCCGCGGAGCAGTTCACCGGCGTGGCGGGCTCGACGGTCCCGATCAAGGAGACCATCGAGGCGTTCCGCAAGATCAGCGAGGGTGAGTACGATCACTTCCCCGAGCAGGCGTTCTTCATGTGCGGCGGTCTCGAGGACCTTGAGGCCAAGGCTGCGGAGCTGATGAAGGACTGA
- a CDS encoding F0F1 ATP synthase subunit gamma encodes MAAQVRVLRQRIRSAKSMKKITKAMELVATSRIAKAQARVQASLPYAQAITGVLTALASNARIDHPLLTPRERVRRAGVLLVTSDRGLAGGYSSNAIRMAESLVARLKADGKEPVLYVIGRKGVGFYRFRERPIEANWTGFSEQPSFEDARTVGETLIKAFTAGADDVDGGAGADGVLGVDELHIVYTEFHSLMTQNPVTKVIGPMQVEDRPRSEGLLPAYEFEPEAEALLDALLPRYINTRIYAALIESAASESAARRRAMKSATDNAEEMIEKYTREMNSARQAGITQEISEIVGGANALAASGSEV; translated from the coding sequence GTGGCGGCCCAGGTACGCGTTCTTCGTCAACGGATCCGCTCGGCGAAGTCGATGAAGAAGATCACCAAGGCGATGGAGCTCGTGGCGACGAGCCGGATCGCCAAGGCTCAGGCCCGGGTGCAGGCGTCCCTGCCGTACGCCCAGGCCATCACCGGTGTGCTCACGGCGCTGGCGTCCAACGCGCGGATCGACCACCCGCTGCTCACCCCGCGCGAGCGGGTGCGGCGGGCCGGCGTCCTGTTGGTCACCAGCGACCGTGGCCTGGCCGGCGGTTACAGCTCCAACGCGATCAGGATGGCGGAGTCGCTGGTCGCGCGGCTCAAGGCGGACGGCAAGGAGCCGGTGCTCTACGTCATCGGGCGTAAGGGCGTCGGGTTCTACCGGTTCCGCGAACGGCCGATCGAGGCCAACTGGACCGGGTTCAGCGAGCAGCCGTCGTTCGAGGACGCCCGCACCGTCGGTGAGACGCTGATCAAGGCGTTCACGGCCGGTGCGGACGACGTCGACGGCGGTGCCGGAGCGGACGGCGTGCTCGGCGTCGACGAGTTGCACATCGTCTACACCGAGTTCCACTCGCTGATGACGCAGAACCCGGTCACCAAGGTGATCGGTCCGATGCAGGTGGAGGACCGGCCGCGCTCCGAGGGGCTGCTGCCGGCGTACGAGTTCGAGCCGGAGGCGGAGGCGCTGCTCGACGCGCTCCTGCCGAGGTACATCAACACGCGGATCTACGCGGCGTTGATCGAGTCGGCGGCGAGTGAGTCGGCGGCACGGCGGCGGGCGATGAAGAGCGCCACCGACAACGCCGAAGAGATGATCGAGAAGTACACGCGCGAGATGAACTCGGCTCGCCAGGCCGGGATCACCCAGGAGATCAGCGAGATCGTCGGCGGCGCCAACGCGCTGGCCGCGTCGGGAAGTGAAGTGTGA